A single window of Leptospira yasudae DNA harbors:
- a CDS encoding MBOAT family O-acyltransferase yields MLFPTLEFFVFFIFVFLVYWYLIPFFFGRDAKALTITHFFLLILSYYFYMSWDWRFGGLILLSTVLDFVLAARIHSSQNQRTRFILITVSLVLNLVFILGFFKYYNFFADSINLFLGHFGVTNALPILHIILPVGISFYTFQSLSYTIDVYRGQILPEKSFLRFALFVSFFPQLVAGPIVTARTFLPQMETVKNMTEIPFRKAIRYFILGYIKKVVLSDNVAPIVDKIFSHPENFGTAAIWLAATLFLIQIYCDFSGYTDMAYASALLLGYELPENFRMPFIGRSVTEYWRRWHITLSTWLRDYVYISLGGNRAGAVRHRFNLWITMFIAGFWHGANWTFIIWGSCQGTILLIEAMFKSSKEKRFPNFRLLPEKIGVPIQIIVTNLISISVGTWFRAESVEKEWVMLKRMFVYTEGGLRPYMLKTGIPVILCIIVGQWLGYWIFEKKKEWNPPLWLEFSFYPVIAVVLALFTPDLEIPFIYFQF; encoded by the coding sequence TTGCTTTTTCCTACTTTAGAATTTTTCGTATTTTTTATCTTCGTATTCCTGGTTTACTGGTATCTGATTCCGTTTTTTTTCGGAAGGGATGCGAAAGCTCTAACGATCACGCACTTCTTCCTTTTAATCCTAAGTTATTATTTCTACATGAGCTGGGATTGGAGATTCGGAGGATTGATCCTTCTTTCCACGGTCTTGGATTTCGTTCTCGCCGCGAGAATCCATTCTTCCCAAAATCAAAGAACGCGTTTTATTCTGATCACGGTCAGCCTTGTTCTGAACCTCGTGTTCATTCTCGGTTTTTTCAAATATTATAATTTCTTTGCGGATTCGATCAATCTCTTCCTCGGCCATTTCGGTGTGACTAACGCGCTGCCGATTCTTCATATCATTCTCCCCGTGGGAATTTCGTTTTATACGTTTCAATCTTTGAGTTATACGATCGACGTATATCGCGGTCAAATTCTCCCCGAAAAAAGTTTTCTGCGTTTCGCTTTGTTCGTTTCCTTTTTTCCTCAGCTCGTTGCGGGACCGATCGTAACCGCGAGAACCTTTTTGCCTCAGATGGAAACGGTTAAGAATATGACCGAAATTCCGTTTCGAAAGGCGATCCGTTATTTTATTCTCGGGTATATCAAGAAGGTCGTTCTTTCGGATAACGTGGCTCCCATCGTTGATAAAATTTTTTCGCATCCGGAGAACTTCGGAACCGCCGCCATTTGGCTTGCAGCGACCTTGTTTTTGATTCAGATTTATTGCGACTTCAGCGGTTATACGGACATGGCGTATGCGTCCGCACTTCTTCTCGGATACGAACTTCCCGAAAACTTTCGTATGCCGTTTATCGGAAGAAGCGTCACCGAATACTGGAGAAGATGGCATATCACCCTTTCCACTTGGCTCCGCGATTACGTGTATATTTCTCTCGGAGGAAACCGAGCGGGCGCGGTTCGACACAGATTCAATCTTTGGATTACCATGTTTATAGCCGGTTTTTGGCACGGAGCCAACTGGACCTTCATCATTTGGGGAAGTTGTCAGGGAACGATTTTGCTGATCGAAGCGATGTTCAAGAGCTCCAAGGAAAAACGTTTTCCGAACTTCCGTCTTCTTCCCGAAAAGATCGGTGTTCCGATTCAGATCATCGTCACCAACTTGATTTCGATTTCGGTGGGAACTTGGTTCCGCGCGGAATCCGTAGAGAAAGAGTGGGTGATGTTGAAACGGATGTTCGTATACACGGAAGGCGGGCTGCGGCCGTACATGCTCAAAACGGGAATCCCCGTCATTCTTTGCATCATCGTAGGACAATGGCTTGGTTATTGGATCTTCGAAAAAAAGAAAGAATGGAATCCGCCGCTGTGGCTTGAATTTTCCTTTTATCCGGTGATTGCGGTCGTTCTCGCGCTGTTCACTCCGGATCTTGAAATTCCGTTTATCTACTTTCAATTTTGA
- a CDS encoding PilZ domain-containing protein — translation MSGNPDPQPRSHRYYPGSYADYIIQIEFGLITLHAKLGNISETGICLILNGEDLNVTEPVHGSVIEKKSGKRLEFEGDIVWAGPEVIDHKSRFVYGLRFRVPMILTETLVLINLSLQEP, via the coding sequence ATGTCCGGCAATCCCGATCCGCAACCGAGAAGTCACCGCTACTATCCTGGTAGCTATGCCGATTATATCATACAAATCGAATTCGGTTTGATCACGCTGCACGCAAAGTTAGGAAACATTTCCGAGACGGGGATTTGTCTGATCTTAAACGGGGAAGACTTGAACGTCACAGAACCCGTTCACGGTTCCGTGATCGAAAAGAAGTCCGGAAAACGCCTCGAGTTTGAAGGAGATATCGTTTGGGCAGGACCGGAAGTCATCGATCACAAATCGAGATTCGTCTACGGCCTTCGATTTCGAGTGCCCATGATTCTCACCGAAACCCTGGTTTTGATCAATCTTTCTCTTCAGGAACCTTGA
- a CDS encoding RNA polymerase sigma factor — MEQKQIISKKPTLREIEIGLLKKIKEGDDEAYIQLVNPFRERLYRKAISMVKDGDDAEDIVQDALISGYRSIRNFRAESGVYTWLYRIVVNKSKDLLAKRKRAKENSMDDKEYQVTDDRVGFEKKIELSDESNYLISKINELEDLYKEVIELRYFEEMSYAQIAEVLGTNVGTVKSRLFKAKEFLKHLILQDGKGEGYFR; from the coding sequence ATGGAACAAAAACAAATCATTTCCAAAAAGCCCACCTTAAGAGAAATCGAAATCGGCCTTCTCAAAAAGATCAAGGAGGGGGACGACGAGGCTTATATCCAGCTCGTCAATCCGTTCCGAGAAAGGCTCTATCGCAAGGCCATCTCGATGGTAAAAGACGGAGACGACGCGGAGGATATCGTACAAGACGCTCTGATCTCCGGTTATCGATCCATCCGAAACTTTCGGGCGGAATCGGGCGTTTATACTTGGCTTTATCGAATCGTCGTCAACAAATCCAAGGACTTGTTAGCGAAACGGAAACGAGCTAAAGAGAATTCCATGGACGATAAGGAATATCAGGTAACGGACGATCGTGTAGGATTCGAAAAAAAAATTGAACTTAGTGATGAGTCCAACTATCTAATTAGCAAAATCAACGAGTTGGAAGATCTCTACAAAGAGGTGATCGAGCTCCGATACTTCGAGGAAATGTCCTACGCGCAGATAGCCGAAGTTTTGGGAACCAACGTGGGAACCGTAAAGAGCAGACTCTTTAAGGCGAAGGAGTTCCTGAAACACTTGATTTTACAAGACGGTAAGGGTGAAGGATACTTTAGGTAA
- a CDS encoding LIMLP_12425 family protein — MKSLQSKFKIPLFLRKEDGDLLKIENSLVKTMSELRDKQLRNINLSEDFQIRLKNQLKAIQPERENGWEKIRENVVANRGLQFSFSAILALAIVFVTYNRFANPGDGIQSERAGTVFGQSEAGSFQDIPSSGTFESEADKALLKQIPSTAEARRTIDSLRKYFSERGDLRMVEELDKILEFTQGNN; from the coding sequence ATGAAAAGTTTACAGTCAAAATTCAAGATTCCGCTTTTTCTACGAAAGGAAGACGGTGATTTACTCAAGATTGAAAATTCGCTTGTGAAAACGATGTCCGAACTCAGAGACAAACAACTTCGCAATATAAACCTCAGCGAAGATTTCCAGATCCGATTGAAAAATCAACTCAAGGCAATCCAACCCGAACGTGAAAACGGATGGGAAAAAATCCGCGAAAACGTCGTCGCAAACCGCGGTCTGCAATTTTCTTTTTCCGCCATTTTGGCGCTTGCAATCGTCTTCGTAACCTACAACCGATTTGCAAATCCGGGCGATGGAATTCAAAGCGAAAGAGCCGGAACCGTGTTCGGACAGTCCGAAGCCGGCAGCTTTCAAGACATTCCTTCCTCCGGTACGTTCGAGTCCGAAGCCGACAAAGCGCTTCTGAAACAAATTCCATCCACAGCCGAAGCCAGAAGAACGATCGATTCTCTCCGGAAATATTTTTCCGAACGGGGCGATCTGAGAATGGTGGAAGAGCTGGATAAAATTCTGGAATTTACGCAAGGCAACAACTAA